CGGGGGTCGGCGAGAACTCCGCTCCCGTACGCGAGGCTGCCATCGCGGGTCTGGAGGAGCTCGGCCTCGCGGTGGACGCGGATCTCAACGCCGTACGGTCCGGCGAACCCCGGCTGATCTCGCCGAATTACGCACGGGTCGCGGTCGCCGTGGTGCCGACGGACGAGGAGCTGGAGATCGCCGGCCAGACCTTCGCACTGGTCGACAACTGAGCACCCCCGCGCCCCTTTGTATCTTCCACCAGACGGAATATTCCGCAGCGAAACAAACCGATAGGATCCGCCTCATGCGCCGTTCCAAAATCGTCTGCACCCTCGGTCCCGCCGTCGACTCCCATGAGCAGCTCGTCGCTCTGATCGAGGCCGGCATGAGCGTGGCCCGATTCAACTTCAGTCACGGTTCCCACGCGGAGCACCAGGGTCGTTACGACCGGGTCCGCAAGGCCGCCGCCGAGACCGGCCGGGCGGTCGGCGTGCTCGCCGACCTCCAGGGCCCGAAGATCCGCCTCGCGAAGTTCGCCGAGGGCCCGGTCGAACTGGTCCGCGGGGACGAGTTCGTCATCACCGCCGAGGACGTCCCCGGCGACAAGTCGATCTGCGGCACGACCTACAAGGGTCTGCCCGGCGACGTCGCCAAGGGCGACCCGATCCTGATCAACGACGGCAACGTCGAGCTGAAGGTCGTCTCCGTGGACGGCCCCCGCGTCCACACCATCGTCATCGAGGGCGGGGTGATCTCCGACCACAAGGGGATCAACCTGCCGGGTGCGGCGGTCAACGTCCCGGCCCTGTCCGAGAAGGACATCGAGGACCTGCGCTTCGCCCTGAAGATGGGCTGCGACCTGGTCGCGCTCTCCTTCGTGCGGGACGCGAGCGACGTCAAGGACGTCCACAAGGTCATGGACGAGGAGGGCCGCCGGGTCCCCGTCATCGCCAAGGTCGAGAAGCCGCAGGCCGTCGACAACATGGAGGGCATCGTCGCGGCGTTCGACGGCGTGATGGTCGCCCGTGGCGACCTCGCCGTCGAGTACCCGCTGGAGAAGGTCCCGATGGTGCAGAAGCGCCTCGTGGAGCTCTGCCGGCGCAACGCCAAGCCGGTGATCGTGGCGACCCAGATGATGGAGTCGATGATCACCAACTCGCGCCCGACCCGTGCCGAGGCGTCCGACGTCGCCAACGCGATCCTGGACGGTGCCGACGCGGTCATGCTCTCCGCGGAGTCCTCCGTGGGCGCGTACCCGATCGAGACGGTCAAGACGATGTCGAAGATCGTCGTCGCCGCCGAGGAGGAGCTCCTCTCCAAGGGCCTCCAGCCGCTGGTGCCGGGCAAGAAGCCCCGCACCCAGGGCGGTTCGGTGGCCCGCGCGGCCTGCGAGATCGCGGACTTCCTGAACGGTGAGGCGCTGGTCGCCTTCACCAAGTCCGGCGACACCGCCCGCCGCCTCTCCCGCTACCGCGCGGCCCAGCCCATCCTGGCCTTCACCACGGACGAGTCGACCCGCAACCAGCTGGCCCTCAGCTGGGGCGTCGAGGCCCATGTGGTCCCGCACGTGGACAACACGGACGCGATGGTGGAGCTGGTCGACGCGGAACTGCTGAAGCTCAACCGCTACAACGCCGGCGACACGATGGTCATCACGGCCGGCTCGCCTCCCGGCATCCCCGGCACGACCAACATGGTGCGCGTGCACCACGTGGGCGGCCAGGAGCGCGAGCGCGACTGACCGCGTCCGCCTCGGACATGACCGTGGGCCGTACCCCTGAAGGAGGGGTACGGCCCACGGTCTTTGTGCGGCTCCCGAACGGGTCCTTGGCCGTCAGCCGGTGCCTTCGGTGAAGTAGTTCTGCAGTCCGGGCACCGTCAGCGTCCCGCCGAACTGGCCCGCCTGCGTCACCTTCACCTTGGTGAAGAAGGCGAACGGCACGTTCAGCGGCGGCGGCGTCTCCGGGCTGAAGGTGATCGGGATGAGGCCGAAGAGGTTGCCCTTCAGCTCCTCCGTGTACATCGTCACCTCGCCGTCGCGGATGGTGGAGGTGGAGCCCTTCCGCGCCTTCACATGGCCGGTCACGCCCGACTGCGGGCCGACCGTCAGCTGGTGGAGGTCCTTGATGTCGACGGAGGAGGCGGTGAACTTCAGCACCTTCTTCGTGGTGCCGTCGCCCTTCTGCACCTCGACGATGCCCTTGTAGTCGAGCCCGCTCAGGGTGAGCAGCGAACTCTCCAGGATCCACGGGTCGTTCGGGAGGCGGGGGATGCCCTGCTCCAGATCGGCCGCGGCCAGGGCCTTCGGGTCGGCGGTGGGGCACGGGAAGGAGGGCTTGGCGCCGTCCGGGATGTCCTCGTCCGCCTTGGGGT
This genomic interval from Streptomyces sp. NBC_00464 contains the following:
- the pyk gene encoding pyruvate kinase; translation: MRRSKIVCTLGPAVDSHEQLVALIEAGMSVARFNFSHGSHAEHQGRYDRVRKAAAETGRAVGVLADLQGPKIRLAKFAEGPVELVRGDEFVITAEDVPGDKSICGTTYKGLPGDVAKGDPILINDGNVELKVVSVDGPRVHTIVIEGGVISDHKGINLPGAAVNVPALSEKDIEDLRFALKMGCDLVALSFVRDASDVKDVHKVMDEEGRRVPVIAKVEKPQAVDNMEGIVAAFDGVMVARGDLAVEYPLEKVPMVQKRLVELCRRNAKPVIVATQMMESMITNSRPTRAEASDVANAILDGADAVMLSAESSVGAYPIETVKTMSKIVVAAEEELLSKGLQPLVPGKKPRTQGGSVARAACEIADFLNGEALVAFTKSGDTARRLSRYRAAQPILAFTTDESTRNQLALSWGVEAHVVPHVDNTDAMVELVDAELLKLNRYNAGDTMVITAGSPPGIPGTTNMVRVHHVGGQERERD